A genomic stretch from Oncorhynchus gorbuscha isolate QuinsamMale2020 ecotype Even-year linkage group LG20, OgorEven_v1.0, whole genome shotgun sequence includes:
- the si:ch73-362m14.2 gene encoding NHS-like protein 2 has product MENRALMCTSQAWKGPKGSTFSPNWDNTSYQPNIMMSPCPDVVKSPCQHAAKICHPPESSVTSQFQQVGPYASTGLSAMANTASRRGERECYIVNPIQNEETVLPVHNPEFRGRSFSAATASNSITSRSRCDSYVHLCPDNSAEDISRGDSSPLSPDVSPDHGGPRSRSHSIILRKTRRRPAPPTRSVSLRRDSASQLRENRTKSLYMDRDTATQDSFLPDLILISTPRTEDVLCLEQSPAQPVQALVGPPVNNNGQIREVRSTDPCSSMSCSGPAMGITGNEDKKAPSWSESVRPSPPLRHPPTLTCKQSTFLPPAPVSPSNGMSRSQCETSPPPILTSAITGPSPLGCRMRPKSSTSPTSPRASNSRLRLSLELPGLVPLPDPTLVKSKATRRHSESSGTTKPRQRLSSSMMVMPVVTQEDLSNVRLRSVSSSDSDKGLEGSPEVIREEEQEQDLELESCPLIHHSPKAKPPVATKPPAHKWPPIHMVKSSSISTQFSETLPASSRERQGDMFMVERRVKPKRSHQPPCVASDGVMFQRQQAVDRQQYDVTDSHPPPASCHSETRNVRRTSLTSTTSLQAELDRKKKLVPPPVAKKPDVLFMPSISSLGQESTRSHVWSGLSGAYQAPASAYQPPTTGYQVTASAYQPPTTGCQVTASGYQVTASVYRDRDFTGQDCNHNRIRDGLFLDENSEERRAMPQMRTLCLGEQEEEELDHNSSQPTTEDLFTIIHRSKKKLLGRKETADSTGSRQGYGSPIKGTPRVVQKSSSKNDNFMAFLQRRRSNKPSSGERLSASELLKNTKPLAGQP; this is encoded by the exons ATGGAGAACAGGGCCCTGATGTGTACCAGTCAAGCCTGGAAGGGGCCCAAAGGGTCCACCTTCTCCCCCAACTGGGACAACACATCCTACCAACCAAACATCATGATGTCCCCTTGTCCTGACGTGGTGAAGTCCCCATGCCAGCATGCTGCCAAGATATGCCACCCCCCAGAATCCTCTGTGACCTCCCAGTTCCAGCAGGTTGGCCCCTATGCCTCCACTGGATTGTCTGCCATGGCTAACACTGCCAGTAGAAGGGGTGAAAGGGAGTGTTATATAGTTAACCCCATTCAAAATGAGGAGACGGTCCTGCCAGTACACAACCCTGAGTTTCGCGGTCGCTCCTTCTCTGCAGCCACTGCCTCAAACTCAATCACTTCCAGAAGCAGATGTGACAGCTACGTCCACCTATGCCCTGACAACAGCGCAGAGGACATTAGTAGAGGCGACAGCTCCCCGTTGAGCCCAGACGTCTCCCCTGATCACGGTGGTCCACGGTCGCGGTCCCACAGCATCATCCTGAGGAAGACGCGGAGGAGGCCGGCGCCGCCAACCCGTAGCgtgtccctgaggagagactccGCCTCCCAGCTCAGAGAAAACAGGACCAAGAGCCTCTACATGGACAGAGACACAGCTACCCAAGACTCCTTCTTGCCTGACCTCATCCTCATCTCCACACCCAGGACAGAGGACGTACTGTGCCTGGAGCAGTCCCCTGCTCAGCCTGTacaggctctggttgggccaccaGTCAACAATAATGGGCAGATACGTGAAGTAAGATCAACTGACCCCTGCTCTTCCATGTCATGCTCAGGTCCTGCTATGGGTATTACTGGAAATGAGGACAAAAAAGCCCCCAGCTGGTCAGAATCGGTCAGACCCTCTCCCCCCTTGCGACACCCTCCAACTCTAACTTGTAAACAGTCCACCTTCCTACCACCTGCCCCAGTCTCCCCCTCCAATGGCATGTCCAGATCTCAGTGTGAGACTTCCCCCCCTCCTATCCTCACGTCTGCCATCACTGGACCCTCCCCCCTGGGCTGCAGGATGCGCCCCAAGTCCTCCACCTCACCCACCTCCCCCAGAGCCAGCAACAGCAGGCTACGGCTGTCCCTGGAGTTGCCAGGCCTTGTCCCTCTCCCAGACCCGACATTGGTCAAATCTAAAGCCACGCGGCGTCACTCCGAGTCCTCTGGCACTACCAAACCCAGACAGAGGCTGAGCTCCAGCATGATGGTGATGCCTGTGGTGACCCAGGAGGATCTCAGCAATGTTCGTTTACGTTCCGTCAGCAGCTCAGATTCAGACAAAGGCTTGGAGGGCTCACCTGAAGTCAtcagggaggaggagcaggaacaggatcTGGAGCTGGAGAGCTGTCCATTGATCCACCACAGTCCTAAAGCTAAACCACCTGTTGCTACTAAGCCACCCGCACACAAATGGCCACCGATACATATGGTAAAGTCCTCCTCAATCTCTACACAGTTCTCAGAGACCCTTCCTGCCTCATCAAGAGAGAGGCAAGGGGACATGTTTATGGTGGAAAGAAGAGTGAAGCCTAAGAGGTCACATCAGCCTCCTTGTGTTGCCAGTGATGGGGTTATGTTTCAGAGGCAGCAAGCTGTAGACAGGCAGCAGTATGATGTGACTGACTCACACCCACCACCTGCCTCCTGCCATTCAGAGACCAGGAACGTGAGAAGGACCTCTCTCACCAGCACCACATCTCTTCAAGCTGAACTAGATAGGAAGAAGAAGTTGGTTCCCCCTCCAGTCGCAAAGAAACCTGATGTCCTCTTCATGCCCTCCATCagctcactgggacaggagagcACCAGGAGCCATGTCTGGTCTGGGCTCAGTGGTGCTTACCAGGCTCCTGCCAGTGCATACCAGCCTCCTACCACTGGTTACCAGGTTACTGCCAGTGCATACCAGCCTCCTACCACTGGTTGCCAGGTTACTGCCAGTGGTTACCAGGTTACTGCCAGtgtttacagagacagagactttACTGGACAAGATTGCAACCATAACAGGATAAGAGATG GACTTTTCCTAGATGAGAACAGTGAAGAGAGGAGGGCAATGCCTCAGATGAGAACACTGTGCCtcggggagcaggaggaggaagagttgGACCACAACTCCTCACAGCCAACTACTGAGGACCTATTCACCATCATACACAG GTCAAAGAAGAAACTCCTGGGTCGTAAAGAAACAGCTGACAGCACTGGGAGCAGGCAGGGTTACGGATCCCCCATTAAAGGCACACCGAGGGTCGTCCAGAAGTCAAGCTCCAAAAATGACAACTTCATGGCTTTTctgcagaggaggaggagcaatAAACCCAGCTCTGGGGAGAGACTGTCAGCCTCTGAACTACTGAAGAATACTAAACCATTGGCCGGCCAACCGTAG